One Tistrella bauzanensis genomic window carries:
- a CDS encoding 2-hydroxychromene-2-carboxylate isomerase, which produces MTRTIDFIFDFGSPNAYLAWKVLPGIAERTGATINLIPCLLGGIFKATGNQAPMASFAGVKGKLEYEALETDRFVQKHGLHAYRFNPHFPVITLIAMRGMIAAQHAGVGDAYLEAVLKAMWEDGLKMDDPAVFVAALDAAGLDGDALLAATQTPAVKAELAANTEAAVARCVFGIPTFFVGDEMFFGKERLGQIEDLLAAG; this is translated from the coding sequence ATGACCCGGACCATTGATTTCATCTTCGATTTCGGCAGCCCCAACGCCTATCTGGCCTGGAAAGTCCTGCCTGGTATCGCCGAACGCACCGGCGCGACCATCAACCTGATCCCCTGCCTGCTGGGCGGCATCTTCAAGGCCACCGGCAATCAGGCGCCGATGGCCAGCTTCGCCGGCGTGAAAGGCAAGCTGGAATACGAAGCGCTTGAAACCGACCGCTTCGTTCAGAAGCACGGCCTGCATGCCTATCGCTTCAACCCGCATTTCCCGGTCATTACCCTGATCGCCATGCGCGGCATGATCGCGGCGCAACATGCCGGCGTCGGCGATGCCTATCTGGAGGCGGTGCTGAAGGCGATGTGGGAAGACGGGCTGAAGATGGACGATCCGGCCGTGTTCGTGGCGGCCCTCGATGCCGCCGGCCTCGACGGTGACGCCCTGCTCGCCGCCACTCAGACCCCGGCCGTGAAGGCGGAACTGGCCGCCAACACCGAGGCCGCGGTCGCCCGCTGCGTCTTCGGCATCCCCACCTTCTTTGTCGGTGACGAGATGTTCTTCGGCAAGGAACGGCTGGGGCAGATCGAAGACCTGCTGGCGGCCGGCTGA
- a CDS encoding SDR family NAD(P)-dependent oxidoreductase, whose protein sequence is MTTPATTPSDTAPPTTKGACLVIGAGVGVGSAIARAFADDGYDVCVTRRARNLDQVETLAAEIRAAGGRAHAFGVDARSEDEMVALVDRIEAEVGPLEVVVFNIGANVRFGIRETTARVFTKVWEMACFAGFLAGREAARVMVPRGRGTILFTGATASVRGRDGFAAFAAAKHGLRAVAQSMARELGPLGVHVGHVVVDGAIDGAFTRETRPDVEDLLASDQILKPEDIARNYVWLHHQPRSAWTHELDLRPWSETW, encoded by the coding sequence ATGACCACACCAGCCACCACACCATCCGATACCGCACCGCCGACAACGAAGGGCGCCTGCCTGGTGATCGGCGCCGGCGTCGGCGTCGGCAGTGCCATCGCCCGCGCTTTCGCCGATGATGGTTATGACGTCTGCGTCACGCGGCGGGCACGCAATCTGGATCAGGTGGAAACGCTGGCCGCCGAAATCCGCGCCGCCGGCGGCCGCGCCCATGCCTTCGGTGTCGACGCCCGTTCCGAAGACGAGATGGTGGCGCTGGTCGACCGGATCGAGGCCGAGGTCGGACCGCTGGAGGTGGTGGTGTTCAACATCGGCGCCAATGTGCGGTTCGGCATCCGCGAGACCACGGCCCGCGTGTTCACCAAAGTGTGGGAGATGGCTTGTTTTGCCGGCTTCCTGGCCGGGCGGGAAGCGGCACGGGTGATGGTGCCGCGCGGCCGTGGCACCATCCTGTTCACCGGCGCCACCGCCAGTGTCCGCGGCCGCGACGGCTTCGCCGCCTTCGCCGCCGCCAAGCACGGCCTGCGCGCGGTGGCGCAGAGCATGGCCCGCGAGCTGGGGCCGCTGGGGGTTCATGTCGGCCATGTGGTGGTCGACGGCGCGATCGATGGCGCCTTCACGCGTGAGACGCGGCCCGATGTCGAGGATCTTCTGGCCAGCGACCAGATCCTGAAGCCCGAGGACATCGCCCGCAACTATGTCTGGCTGCATCATCAGCCGCGATCCGCCTGGACCCACGAGTTGGACCTGCGCCCCTGGTCGGAAACCTGGTGA